One Nodularia sp. LEGE 06071 DNA segment encodes these proteins:
- a CDS encoding response regulator transcription factor: MAPAKILVVDDDPAVRNLIQRFLIKQTYQVEAAEDGKTALALFEQFNPDLVILDVNLPDVIGFNLCQEMQSRNGVFVLMLTSRADEADKIRGFSKGADDYLTKPFGLGELEVRVAAILRRQRIVTTSEQKRLVFEKLMIDPARREVAFNNQAIPLTALEFDLLHFLASHPGRVWRRAELIQEVWDYEYVGDQRVVDVHIGQIRKKIEVDASQPALIQTVRGVGYKFECPAHSPQLETHT, from the coding sequence ATGGCTCCCGCCAAGATTCTTGTAGTTGATGACGACCCTGCGGTCCGAAATTTAATCCAACGCTTTTTGATTAAGCAGACCTATCAGGTGGAGGCTGCTGAGGATGGTAAAACAGCCTTAGCCCTATTTGAGCAATTTAACCCCGATTTGGTGATTCTAGATGTGAATTTACCAGATGTTATTGGGTTCAACCTCTGCCAGGAAATGCAAAGTCGTAATGGTGTGTTTGTGTTGATGCTGACTAGTCGCGCCGATGAAGCCGATAAAATTCGCGGCTTTTCTAAAGGTGCTGATGACTATCTCACCAAGCCATTTGGACTGGGAGAGTTAGAAGTGAGAGTAGCAGCAATTTTGAGGCGACAGAGGATTGTGACTACCTCTGAACAAAAACGCCTAGTATTTGAAAAGTTAATGATTGATCCTGCACGACGGGAAGTCGCATTTAACAACCAAGCAATACCCTTAACGGCGCTAGAATTTGACTTATTGCATTTTTTAGCTAGCCATCCGGGTAGAGTCTGGCGACGTGCAGAACTGATTCAAGAGGTCTGGGATTATGAATATGTTGGTGATCAACGGGTTGTAGATGTACACATCGGTCAAATTCGCAAGAAAATTGAAGTCGATGCTAGCCAACCAGCATTAATTCAAACTGTACGTGGCGTAGGGTATAAGTTTGAATGTCCCGCTCACTCTCCGCAGTTGGAAACTCATACTTGA
- a CDS encoding DUF2811 domain-containing protein — MNATVSIFTEIPETLHESLKNYLEAHPDWDQNRVLTAALSLFLLQNGESDRRAARVYLETLFHNC, encoded by the coding sequence ATGAACGCAACAGTTAGTATCTTTACAGAAATTCCCGAAACACTACATGAATCTCTCAAAAATTACTTAGAAGCACATCCTGATTGGGATCAAAATCGAGTGCTGACGGCTGCTTTGTCGCTGTTTTTACTTCAAAATGGTGAGAGCGATCGCCGCGCCGCCCGCGTATATTTAGAAACATTGTTTCATAATTGTTAA
- a CDS encoding CPP1-like family protein, which produces MSDQNPYEKLGVSEDASFDEIQDARNRQLEQYNGDAKSLDLIEVAYDAILMDRLRMRQEGKIKVPERIRFPELRVQLPSKESPSPREQSPAWLQRMLDQPAPKDILLPGAWYLGLSTISVFTQSAGNQVLQLALVVGVGISIYFLKRKEGKFGRAVLLTLVGLIVGLIVGGLIASWLLPQINLGQLTSEQFSTVLTFILLWLISSFLR; this is translated from the coding sequence ATGAGCGATCAAAATCCCTACGAGAAACTTGGGGTATCAGAAGATGCTAGCTTCGATGAAATTCAGGATGCTCGTAATCGCCAATTGGAGCAATACAATGGCGATGCCAAGAGTCTAGACCTAATTGAAGTAGCTTACGATGCGATTTTAATGGATCGCCTACGGATGCGCCAGGAAGGTAAAATAAAAGTACCTGAACGAATCAGGTTTCCAGAATTGCGCGTGCAATTGCCTTCAAAAGAAAGTCCCAGCCCTCGTGAGCAGTCGCCTGCATGGCTGCAAAGAATGCTCGATCAACCCGCGCCTAAAGATATACTCTTACCTGGAGCTTGGTATTTGGGTTTAAGTACTATTAGTGTATTTACTCAGTCCGCAGGCAATCAGGTTTTACAGTTGGCTTTAGTCGTAGGTGTAGGAATCAGTATTTACTTCCTCAAGCGTAAGGAAGGCAAGTTTGGTAGAGCAGTTTTATTAACGCTGGTGGGTTTAATTGTCGGTTTAATTGTCGGCGGGCTAATTGCTAGTTGGCTGTTGCCGCAGATCAACTTGGGTCAGTTAACATCTGAGCAGTTTTCTACAGTGTTAACATTTATATTGTTGTGGCTGATTAGCAGTTTTCTACGTTAA